Proteins encoded in a region of the Lepidochelys kempii isolate rLepKem1 chromosome 22, rLepKem1.hap2, whole genome shotgun sequence genome:
- the LOC140901561 gene encoding NF-kappa-B inhibitor delta-like produces MREYTLAAAERMRELRRLDAKEHRGKTPLLVAVTARQPAIVYDLILTGADVNAVDDKGQSALHLAATYGYAQVIQVIMSLGFPHDLEMKDFEGHTPLHCAVLSHNSLFREQQCHLTLTEEQKKELQYQSEEVLSCIHLLVQMGASIHSRDVKSNKTVVHYTVQDGNISLLKYFLELNTFMSEDFINSKAHGNTALHMAAALYQDKNQEEIIKLLLDHGADPSIRNLDNDQAIHMAQSGKAGDRVRHLLKKGRVTSAFVTCRRNARS; encoded by the exons ATGAGGGAATACACACTGGCAGCCGCAGAGCGTATGAGAGAGCTGCGAAGACTAGATGCCAAGGAGCACAGAGGAAAG ACTCCCCTGTTGGTTGCTGTAACTGCCAGACAACCAGCCATAGTCTATGATTTGATACTGACAGGGGCTGATGTCAATGCTGTGGACGATAAAGGGCAATCCGCTTTACACCTTGCGGCAACTTATGGATATGCACAAGTCATCCAG GTTATTATGTCACTAGGTTTCCCTCACGATTTAGAAATGAAGGATTTTGAAG gccatACCCCACTTCACTGTGCTGTTCTGTCCCATAATTCCCTGTTCCGAGAGCAGCAGTGTCACCTTACACTAACTGAGGAACAGAAAAAAGAACTTCAGTACCAGAGTGAGGAGGTGCTATCGTGTATCCACCTTCTGGTGCAGATGGGAGCCTCCATCCACAGCCGA gaTGTTAAAAGCAACAAGACAGTAGTTCATTACACGGTACAGGATGGGAACATCTCCCTGCTCAAGTATTTCTTGGAACTAAATACTTTCATGTCTGAGGACTTTATCAACAGTAAG GCTCATGGTAACACTGCTTTGCACATGGCAGCTGCTCTTTATCAGGACAAAAATCAGGAAGAAATTATCAAATTGCTCCTGGACCATGGGGCAGACCCAAGCATCCGAAACTTAGACAACGACCAGGCAATTCACATGGCACAGTCAGGAAAGGCTGGCGATCGG GTCAGGCATTTGCTGAAGAAAGGGAGAGTCACGTCAGCATTTGTTACCTGCCGTCGAAACGCGAGATCCTAG
- the POU2AF1 gene encoding POU domain class 2-associating factor 1, whose amino-acid sequence MHWQKSSASEQQQQPRPYQGVRVKEPVKELLKRKRGNIHSVNAAAATTVVLPHQPLPSYSPLGQPCIDMDVTASSLPVTDEGALCSGWLSQPSPATLQPLTQWTTYPDYMSHEAVSCPYTADMYVQPVCPSYTLVGPSSVLTYASQPLITNFAPRSTTPAVVPQLEVTDQQSPLTYFPWAQPISALPASTLQYQPASSSLPGPQFVPLPISIPEPAPQELEDARRVISTLPIEKLLLEDEDNDTYVLNHTLSVEGL is encoded by the exons CTTCTGCttcagagcaacagcagcagccacgACCCTATCAAGGTGTCCGTGTAAAAGAACCAGTGAAGGAGCTACTGAAGAGGAAACGTGGCAACATTCATAGTGTTAATGCAGCTGCAGCAACAACG GTTGTTTTGCCCCATCAGCCACTTCCGTCCTATTCACCACTTG GCCAGCCTTGCATTGATATGGATGTTACTGCCTCTTCATTGCCAGTTACCGATGAAGGGGCATTATGTTCTGGTTGGCTCTCTCAGCCTTCTCCTGCTACTTTACAGCCCTTAACCCAGTGGACAACATACCCGGATTATATGTCACATGAAGCAGTCAGCTGTCCATACACAGCAGACATGTATGTTCAGCCTGTGTGTCCCAGTTATACACTTGTTGGACCCTCTTCAGTTCTGACTTACGCATCCCAGCCGCTGATCACCAATTTTGCG CCAAGAAGCACCACTCCAGCTGTTGTGCCGCAGCTGGAGGTGACAGACCAGCAATCCCCTCTTACCTATTTCCCATGGGCTCAGCCCATTTCTGCATTACCAGCGTCTACCCTGCAGTATCAGCCAGCTTCATCCTCGCTTCCTGGGCCACAGTTCGTTCCACTTCCTATTTCAATtccagagccagccccacaggAACTGGAGGATGCAAGAAGAGTGATCAGCACTCTGCCCATTGAAAAGCTACTTCTAGAAGATGAAGACAATGATACGTATGTTTTAAATCACACTCTCTCTGTTGAAGGGCTTTAA